The Candidatus Koribacter versatilis Ellin345 genome has a segment encoding these proteins:
- a CDS encoding Z1 domain-containing protein translates to MSIDNARLIENAVLVSLPDQHAPKEEAILELATRLRQAFPLSDDDFASLIKRLHAKLAITMDTGVVLLGEEEHTPWLSSRKAVIDPFYWQRFLQLLQRKDWPPKVLSTLNSVTDNILDLLGDPAKPGSWKRRGLVIGDVQSGKTATYTALSCKAGDAGYRLIVLLTGTLESLRRQTQERLDEGFVGFDSSGILRKIRNNRAVGVGTLDARRSAGVFTSRDRDFSKTLVNSLGIRINSIKEPVLVVVKKNRKILENLEKWLTEYNAGDDGKIDVPLLLIDDEADSASVNTNPLSTDPTEINKRIRALLALFKRSSYIGFTATPFANIFINPDSENDMLGDDLFPRDFIYTLDPPTNYVGPVVMFGDEPRDGILEPISDAESVFPSRHKCSWPINDLPQSLRDAVTSFVIANTIRDLRGDSATHRSMLVNVSRFTAVQDQVAVLINSDLNRIQQDIRNYSQLDPAIALRNKTISEIHQVWRSSYNTKEFAWEGVQRALLASALPIVVKAVNQRTGAASLDYASNRENGLRVIAIGGNSLSRGLTLEGLSTSYFYRNSQMYDTLLQMGRWFGYRDNYSDLCKVWLSEDAIQWYSHITAATEELRFEVKRMRRMNATPREFGLKVRAHPDSLIVTAQNKMRLAHTIERVISISTEAIESTRLKSSRVIISANKQVVANAIANFERAGIACESSEWNNPIWREVPKELVSALIRNFEVHPLNVAFQSEDLADYFTNTTEPKLQKWDVVLPNGGEPEIIFVRTRVRPAKRFVLPRDNGILVSGRNMRVGSRGIEREGLPSGIVREINDQAKLTKKNVSDHAFRERRPRPLLLIHVLAPYTRDGNGVEVPFDTGGEELIALGLSMPKFDDSDVAKRVKYRVNLVEWRAMLEESLDDDLPENDDDAA, encoded by the coding sequence ATGTCCATCGACAACGCCCGGCTGATTGAGAACGCGGTTCTGGTATCTCTTCCAGATCAACACGCTCCGAAAGAAGAGGCGATCCTTGAACTCGCGACAAGGCTGAGGCAGGCGTTCCCGCTGAGCGACGACGACTTTGCGTCGTTGATCAAACGATTACACGCAAAGTTAGCAATCACAATGGATACAGGCGTCGTGTTGCTCGGGGAGGAGGAACACACACCGTGGTTGAGTTCCCGCAAGGCCGTCATCGATCCGTTCTATTGGCAGCGCTTTCTTCAGCTGCTTCAAAGAAAGGACTGGCCGCCGAAAGTCTTAAGCACTCTGAATTCAGTGACGGACAATATTTTGGATTTGCTTGGAGACCCTGCTAAGCCCGGATCTTGGAAGCGTCGTGGTTTGGTCATCGGCGACGTCCAATCTGGGAAGACAGCCACGTACACCGCCTTATCCTGCAAAGCGGGTGATGCTGGATATCGCCTGATTGTCTTATTGACAGGAACACTAGAAAGCTTGCGACGCCAAACTCAGGAGCGACTCGATGAGGGTTTTGTCGGCTTCGACAGTTCTGGAATCTTGCGAAAGATCAGGAACAATCGCGCAGTAGGAGTAGGGACCTTAGATGCCCGCAGATCCGCTGGGGTCTTCACATCGCGAGACCGCGACTTCAGTAAGACTTTGGTCAACTCGCTCGGCATCAGGATCAATTCAATCAAAGAGCCGGTTCTCGTTGTAGTGAAGAAGAACCGTAAGATCCTCGAGAATCTTGAGAAGTGGCTGACGGAGTACAACGCAGGGGATGACGGCAAGATTGATGTTCCCCTTCTCTTAATCGACGATGAAGCGGATAGCGCATCGGTTAACACTAATCCACTGTCGACAGATCCCACGGAAATCAACAAACGAATCCGAGCGCTGTTGGCTTTGTTTAAGAGGTCGAGCTATATCGGATTCACCGCAACACCTTTCGCTAACATTTTCATAAATCCTGATAGCGAAAACGATATGCTGGGCGACGATCTATTCCCCAGGGATTTCATCTACACCCTCGACCCACCGACCAACTATGTTGGCCCTGTTGTTATGTTCGGGGATGAACCGCGGGACGGCATTCTCGAGCCGATTTCCGATGCCGAAAGCGTCTTTCCTTCTCGACATAAGTGCTCATGGCCAATCAACGATTTGCCTCAGAGCCTTCGCGATGCGGTTACTTCCTTTGTGATTGCCAATACAATTCGTGATTTGCGCGGAGACAGCGCGACGCATCGCTCGATGCTGGTGAACGTGAGTCGATTTACCGCTGTTCAGGACCAAGTTGCAGTTTTGATCAATTCCGATCTCAATCGCATTCAGCAGGACATTAGGAATTACAGTCAATTAGATCCTGCAATAGCTTTACGGAATAAGACCATTTCCGAGATCCACCAGGTTTGGAGAAGCAGCTACAACACCAAGGAATTCGCTTGGGAAGGCGTACAGCGGGCATTGCTTGCATCCGCACTGCCAATTGTCGTCAAGGCCGTGAACCAGCGAACCGGCGCTGCGAGCTTGGACTACGCCAGCAATCGAGAGAACGGTCTGCGTGTGATCGCTATTGGGGGAAACAGCCTGTCTCGTGGGCTGACGCTGGAGGGCTTGAGTACCAGCTACTTTTATCGCAATTCCCAAATGTATGACACCCTGCTCCAAATGGGGCGTTGGTTTGGCTATCGCGACAACTATTCAGATCTCTGCAAAGTATGGCTCTCAGAAGACGCAATCCAGTGGTATTCGCATATCACGGCCGCAACCGAGGAACTGCGGTTTGAAGTGAAGCGCATGCGGAGAATGAACGCGACTCCGCGCGAATTCGGTCTCAAGGTGAGAGCACATCCTGATTCTTTGATTGTGACCGCGCAGAACAAGATGAGACTCGCGCACACGATAGAACGAGTGATCTCCATCAGCACCGAAGCTATAGAATCGACGCGGCTTAAGAGCAGCAGGGTCATCATCTCGGCCAACAAACAGGTTGTTGCGAATGCTATCGCCAATTTCGAGAGAGCTGGAATTGCTTGCGAGAGCTCGGAATGGAACAACCCCATCTGGCGAGAAGTTCCCAAGGAACTTGTAAGCGCCTTGATCAGAAATTTCGAGGTTCACCCGCTCAATGTTGCGTTCCAAAGTGAGGATCTCGCCGACTACTTTACAAACACGACAGAACCGAAGTTGCAAAAGTGGGATGTCGTCCTTCCGAACGGCGGTGAGCCGGAAATTATCTTCGTCCGAACTCGAGTCCGCCCTGCAAAGCGCTTTGTGCTGCCACGTGACAATGGGATTCTTGTGTCTGGGAGAAATATGCGGGTAGGCTCCCGAGGGATCGAACGAGAGGGTCTGCCGAGTGGGATCGTCAGGGAAATCAATGACCAAGCAAAACTCACAAAAAAGAATGTGTCGGATCATGCTTTCCGCGAACGTCGCCCACGCCCCCTTCTTTTGATCCATGTACTCGCGCCGTACACAAGGGACGGGAACGGCGTTGAGGTTCCATTCGATACCGGTGGAGAAGAACTCATTGCGTTGGGACTGAGTATGCCGAAGTTCGATGATAGCGATGTCGCAAAGAGAGTTAAGTACAGAGTGAATCTCGTCGAGTGGAGAGCAATGCTGGAAGAGTCATTGGACGATGATTTACCAGAGAACGATGATGACGCAGCTTGA
- a CDS encoding toll/interleukin-1 receptor domain-containing protein, producing MSLYQIAIFADGADGYAATLRGTLQRCIAELGVPAGMVSFLDEASVATRDHKSPTVGVFFGLTPHPITNPTLSTLIEEAALVLPVVPTLDRFSEFVPDDLRPINGMALRPEDSAMERISSVLLEGLGLLRKSRRLFISYRRVETQGIAIQLYEQLDANGFDVFLDSHSIRPGEPFQEVLWHRLADTDVVVLLDSPGFLSSRWTEEELARANSTNLQILQLLWPESAMTSAAAFSKPFGLADGDFDVATNQLGATARLRDECLRRVTIEVESLRARALAARHAYLVEEFFSEARAAGHNPQVQPDRFILLETKGGNRYITVPTVGVPDAVRYQEVEDAMARDPKHHQDIILLYDERGIRDKWMKHLAWLDRQTLPVKSLQVAKAQSWLGGLT from the coding sequence ATGAGTCTGTATCAGATAGCCATTTTCGCCGATGGTGCCGACGGATATGCGGCCACTTTGCGGGGGACGCTACAGCGCTGTATTGCAGAGCTTGGCGTTCCAGCTGGTATGGTGTCTTTTCTCGACGAGGCATCCGTTGCGACACGTGATCACAAATCTCCGACAGTGGGCGTTTTCTTCGGCTTGACTCCGCACCCTATCACCAATCCAACCCTATCGACTCTGATTGAGGAAGCTGCCCTGGTTCTACCGGTCGTTCCTACTCTGGACCGCTTCAGTGAATTTGTTCCCGATGATCTGCGCCCCATCAACGGCATGGCATTGCGACCAGAGGATTCGGCAATGGAAAGAATCTCCTCGGTGCTTCTCGAAGGTCTTGGTCTACTTCGCAAGAGCCGTCGGTTATTTATCAGCTACCGTCGCGTCGAAACGCAAGGGATTGCGATTCAACTTTATGAGCAGCTCGACGCCAATGGTTTTGATGTCTTCCTCGATTCTCACAGCATCCGACCCGGAGAGCCGTTTCAAGAAGTGCTATGGCATCGCTTGGCTGACACCGATGTTGTAGTTCTCCTCGATTCGCCAGGGTTTCTGAGCAGCCGATGGACCGAAGAAGAACTTGCTCGAGCGAACTCCACCAACCTACAAATCTTACAGCTGCTTTGGCCTGAGAGCGCAATGACGTCGGCTGCGGCTTTCAGCAAGCCCTTTGGCCTTGCTGACGGTGATTTTGACGTCGCGACGAATCAGCTCGGAGCTACGGCGCGGTTACGCGACGAATGCCTGCGAAGAGTGACTATTGAAGTCGAGTCTCTGCGAGCCCGCGCTCTCGCTGCGCGCCATGCGTACCTCGTGGAGGAGTTCTTCTCCGAAGCGAGAGCAGCCGGACACAATCCACAAGTGCAGCCTGATCGGTTCATTCTGTTGGAGACGAAAGGCGGCAATCGCTACATCACGGTACCGACCGTGGGAGTACCAGACGCGGTTCGCTATCAAGAGGTGGAAGATGCGATGGCGCGAGATCCCAAGCACCACCAGGACATCATCCTGCTCTACGATGAACGCGGTATCCGAGACAAGTGGATGAAGCACTTGGCATGGCTTGATCGACAAACCTTGCCGGTGAAAAGCCTTCAGGTTGCGAAGGCCCAGTCTTGGTTGGGAGGTCTGACGTAA
- a CDS encoding very short patch repair endonuclease — MDSLSKARRSWNMSRIRATNTNPELIVRSLLHRLGFRFRLHERTLPGRPDLTLKKYRSIVLVHGCFWHRHAGCPFAYTPKSNTIFWNKKFKANVERDRRNIHELRRLGWKVIIVWECQTRYGERLSRRLESRLRSNERQLAEAQ; from the coding sequence ATGGACTCTCTATCAAAAGCGCGGCGTAGCTGGAATATGTCCAGGATTCGTGCCACGAACACGAACCCAGAGCTTATCGTGCGCTCCCTACTCCACCGCTTGGGCTTTCGGTTCAGGCTGCATGAACGGACGCTACCGGGAAGGCCCGACCTGACTCTAAAGAAATATCGAAGCATAGTCTTAGTGCACGGATGCTTTTGGCATCGCCACGCCGGATGCCCCTTTGCGTACACTCCCAAGTCGAATACCATCTTCTGGAACAAAAAGTTCAAAGCAAACGTTGAGCGTGATCGCAGGAATATACACGAGCTCCGGCGGCTGGGCTGGAAGGTAATTATCGTATGGGAATGCCAGACCCGCTACGGCGAAAGACTGAGCCGCCGACTCGAGTCGCGCCTTAGATCTAACGAGCGGCAACTTGCCGAGGCCCAGTAA
- a CDS encoding TIR domain-containing protein, translating to MARSVFFSFHYDRDIMRVQQVKQHYITKGTYTETGFFDGSLEEKAKKEGDQAVKKIIDNGLVGSTALCVLIGKETYTRRWVDYEILKAVEYGMGIFGIRIHQLKDPKHGADTEGSSPFQFLGYGARDGELVPMIHYQTGWKDAPYLLPITKAAALYLKSVDRPVLSSLFNVYDWVNNDGYSNFGKWVEAAATQAGK from the coding sequence ATGGCTCGCTCGGTGTTCTTCAGCTTTCACTACGATCGTGACATCATGCGGGTACAGCAGGTGAAGCAACACTACATAACCAAGGGAACGTACACGGAAACAGGATTCTTCGACGGCTCGCTTGAGGAGAAGGCAAAGAAAGAGGGTGATCAGGCGGTCAAGAAGATCATCGACAATGGCCTCGTTGGGAGTACCGCACTCTGCGTGCTTATTGGGAAGGAGACCTACACCCGCCGCTGGGTAGATTACGAAATCCTCAAGGCTGTGGAGTACGGAATGGGTATCTTTGGTATCAGAATTCACCAACTGAAGGACCCAAAGCACGGTGCGGACACCGAAGGGAGTAGCCCCTTCCAGTTTCTTGGGTACGGCGCTCGAGATGGGGAGCTGGTTCCAATGATTCACTACCAGACCGGATGGAAGGATGCTCCATACCTGCTTCCCATCACGAAAGCGGCAGCCCTCTATTTAAAGAGTGTGGATAGGCCCGTCCTGAGCAGCCTCTTTAACGTCTACGACTGGGTGAACAACGACGGATATAGCAATTTCGGGAAGTGGGTTGAAGCTGCTGCAACGCAAGCCGGAAAGTAG
- a CDS encoding DNA cytosine methyltransferase → MIPVIDLFAGPGGLGEGFSALRDDAGRRVFRIGLSIEKDPAAHKTLLLRSFFRQFEIAPNQYYSYVRGELAISQLIEAFPTQYGSAQEEALCVELGKHDWTDIDSRIRRAIGDFKNWVLIGGPPCQAYSLVGRSRMRNKNPQKFGRDKRHLLYREYLRILAVHRPPVFVMENVKGILSSQHKKEPIINKIIADLKHPLDSLPELKTSEWDSVTYDIQSLVDRVDSRQSSLFGKSPRDFVIRFEQHGIPQARHRVLLVGIRSDISRDLSTLTPQKQIAMWNAVQDLPEMRSRLSGEPDSPEAWLRAIGMIRDSLGKTSCGSQLRDFIHKSLGQLTARQSCGGEFMEWRRRSEWASDWFHDARLGGVLNHTSRGHIASDLQRYFFAACFAKVRNRSPKIEDFPIALLPKHKNIKKKNTKATIFADRFRVQIASRPATTITSHISKDGHYFIHPDPLQARSLTVREAARLQTFPDNYYFEGPRTSQYHQVGNAVPPLIAREVAKMVADLLG, encoded by the coding sequence GTGATCCCAGTTATAGACCTTTTCGCCGGGCCGGGCGGTCTGGGCGAGGGCTTTTCCGCCCTCCGAGATGATGCAGGGCGCCGTGTCTTCAGGATCGGCCTTTCCATCGAGAAAGATCCTGCTGCGCACAAAACCCTGTTGCTCCGAAGTTTTTTTCGGCAGTTCGAGATTGCACCGAACCAGTACTACAGCTACGTTCGTGGGGAGTTGGCGATTAGCCAGTTGATCGAGGCCTTCCCAACCCAATACGGCTCGGCCCAGGAAGAGGCACTCTGCGTTGAATTAGGGAAGCACGACTGGACCGACATTGACAGTCGTATCCGGAGAGCGATCGGCGACTTCAAGAATTGGGTCCTGATCGGAGGACCTCCGTGCCAGGCGTATTCACTTGTGGGCCGATCGCGAATGCGCAATAAGAACCCGCAGAAATTCGGCAGGGACAAGCGTCATTTGCTGTATCGCGAGTATCTTCGAATTCTCGCGGTGCACCGGCCACCCGTCTTCGTGATGGAAAACGTGAAAGGCATTTTGTCCTCTCAGCACAAGAAAGAACCGATCATCAATAAGATCATTGCTGACCTGAAACACCCACTTGACTCTCTTCCCGAGCTGAAGACCTCTGAATGGGACTCGGTCACCTACGACATTCAGTCACTCGTCGATCGCGTTGACTCAAGGCAGAGCAGCCTTTTCGGTAAGTCCCCGCGGGATTTCGTGATTCGATTTGAACAGCATGGGATACCCCAAGCTCGGCACCGCGTTCTTCTGGTTGGAATACGTTCGGACATCTCTCGCGATCTCTCGACGTTAACGCCACAAAAGCAGATCGCAATGTGGAATGCAGTTCAGGACTTGCCTGAAATGAGGAGCCGATTGTCCGGGGAGCCCGATTCGCCCGAGGCGTGGCTTCGCGCCATTGGAATGATTCGTGATTCGCTGGGGAAAACCTCTTGCGGCAGTCAGTTGCGAGATTTCATCCACAAGAGTTTGGGACAATTGACGGCTCGCCAAAGCTGCGGAGGTGAATTCATGGAATGGCGACGGAGGTCGGAGTGGGCTTCAGATTGGTTTCACGATGCGCGACTCGGCGGGGTTTTGAATCACACCTCTCGGGGCCATATCGCATCCGATTTGCAGAGGTACTTCTTCGCGGCCTGTTTTGCCAAGGTAAGGAATCGCTCCCCGAAAATTGAGGACTTCCCGATTGCTTTATTGCCCAAGCATAAAAACATCAAGAAGAAGAACACCAAAGCGACGATTTTTGCAGACAGATTTCGGGTTCAGATTGCTAGCCGCCCCGCGACAACTATCACATCACACATCAGCAAAGACGGCCATTACTTCATCCACCCTGACCCGTTACAAGCGCGAAGCTTGACGGTGCGAGAGGCGGCACGCCTTCAAACGTTCCCAGATAACTACTATTTTGAAGGCCCGCGCACGTCCCAGTACCACCAAGTTGGAAACGCTGTACCGCCCTTGATAGCTCGCGAGGTTGCAAAGATGGTCGCCGACCTTTTGGGGTGA
- a CDS encoding ATP-binding protein, translating into MAEIEMGSCPAIMDCSAFELPLPPFAPVLLESMRAIGYSFESAIADVIDNSISAGAQNIQIRFLPYDEPFVSILDDGIGMSARALVEAMRHGSQDPRLLRSSSDLGRFGLGLKTASLSQCRCLTVISKQNGELNARRWDLDLVEKRKDWILTGVRPDELSTLPQVAELAKLEHGTLVLWQRFDRLAAGESSIEQALGDRIDMAREHLSLVFHRFLASEIKGSPTLEIAINDNPLKAQDPFLRANKATQSLPEESLAVEGCSVKVAPFILPHISRLSKDDLRMAGGEEGLRRNQGFYVYRNKRLISWGSWFRLVRQEEMTKLARVRVDIPNALDHLWTLDVKKSAASPPEAIRNGLRVIVDRISEGSRRVYTFRGRRANADGVVHIWDRTLERGGVTYTLNREHPLIIALESLIPDTALPLFQKHLQSVERTFPFDSLYADMASERRPDPPESHTRTDEELYDLASRLLDVVGTDPASTSRFLRSLATMEPFSRYPESIETLTEKLEYVHRQRPAD; encoded by the coding sequence ATGGCTGAAATTGAAATGGGCTCATGTCCAGCGATCATGGATTGTTCCGCATTCGAACTGCCGCTCCCTCCCTTTGCTCCGGTCTTGCTGGAGTCAATGCGCGCCATTGGGTATTCGTTCGAATCTGCAATCGCCGATGTAATAGACAACTCAATCTCCGCCGGTGCCCAGAACATTCAAATACGCTTTCTGCCTTACGACGAGCCATTCGTCTCCATTCTCGATGATGGAATCGGGATGTCCGCGCGGGCGCTCGTCGAGGCGATGCGTCATGGCAGCCAAGATCCGCGTCTCCTCCGTTCCAGCTCGGATTTAGGTCGATTCGGGCTTGGGTTGAAAACCGCATCACTGTCTCAGTGCCGCTGCCTCACCGTAATTTCGAAACAGAACGGCGAGCTTAATGCGAGACGTTGGGACTTGGACCTTGTGGAGAAGAGGAAGGATTGGATTCTCACAGGGGTTCGACCAGACGAGCTTAGCACTTTGCCGCAAGTCGCAGAGCTTGCGAAATTGGAGCACGGCACGCTCGTCCTGTGGCAACGCTTTGATCGCCTCGCGGCTGGCGAGTCCTCAATCGAACAGGCACTTGGCGATCGGATTGACATGGCGAGAGAACATCTGTCGCTGGTCTTTCATCGCTTTCTCGCATCAGAAATCAAGGGCTCCCCGACCTTGGAAATTGCTATCAACGACAACCCCCTCAAAGCTCAAGATCCATTTCTCCGCGCAAACAAAGCCACTCAGTCGCTCCCGGAAGAGTCTCTCGCTGTGGAGGGATGTTCCGTGAAAGTTGCGCCATTCATCCTGCCCCATATCTCCCGACTTTCTAAGGACGATTTAAGAATGGCCGGTGGCGAAGAAGGGCTTCGAAGAAATCAGGGGTTTTACGTTTATCGGAACAAACGACTCATCAGTTGGGGTTCTTGGTTTAGGCTCGTCCGCCAAGAAGAAATGACAAAGCTGGCGCGAGTGCGGGTTGACATTCCAAATGCACTTGATCACTTGTGGACTCTCGACGTAAAGAAATCCGCTGCTTCCCCGCCAGAAGCCATAAGGAATGGGCTCAGAGTCATCGTGGACAGAATTTCCGAGGGAAGCCGCCGTGTCTACACATTTCGCGGTCGCCGCGCCAACGCTGATGGAGTAGTGCACATTTGGGACCGCACTCTCGAACGAGGCGGAGTCACGTACACGCTGAACCGGGAACACCCTCTTATTATTGCGCTGGAAAGTTTGATTCCCGATACCGCGTTGCCGCTATTCCAGAAGCATCTTCAATCGGTTGAGCGAACCTTCCCGTTCGACTCGCTTTATGCAGATATGGCTTCCGAACGCCGCCCCGACCCACCGGAGAGCCATACCAGGACTGACGAAGAGCTGTATGACTTGGCAAGCCGTCTTCTTGATGTCGTGGGAACTGATCCGGCGTCGACGTCACGATTCTTGAGGAGCCTTGCAACCATGGAACCGTTTAGCAGATATCCCGAGAGTATCGAGACGCTGACCGAGAAATTAGAATATGTCCATCGACAACGCCCGGCTGATTGA
- a CDS encoding recombinase family protein, producing the protein MKRAAIYLRVSTLDQHPETQLYDLEELARQRQFEIVATYEDRISGAKARRPGLDQMMKDARRHHFDVVVVWACDRLARSVKHFLETLDELTHLNIEFVSFREQLDTAGALGRAVVTIISVVAELERSLIIERVRAGMRRAKLEGTHIGRKPLDIDRQAVLRHRAHGQSLTQIAKTFSIGRATVSRIIKEERQALPLAVGEA; encoded by the coding sequence ATGAAACGCGCCGCGATTTACTTGCGGGTGTCCACGCTCGACCAACACCCCGAAACCCAACTCTACGACCTTGAAGAACTGGCGCGACAGCGCCAGTTCGAGATCGTCGCAACCTATGAAGACCGGATCAGCGGCGCGAAGGCGCGCCGCCCGGGGCTCGATCAGATGATGAAGGACGCCCGTCGCCACCACTTCGATGTGGTGGTCGTGTGGGCATGTGACCGCCTGGCGCGATCGGTGAAGCACTTCTTAGAAACGTTAGATGAGTTGACTCATCTCAACATCGAGTTCGTAAGCTTCCGCGAACAGCTCGACACCGCCGGCGCGTTGGGCCGCGCCGTCGTGACCATCATCAGTGTTGTCGCCGAACTGGAACGCTCTCTCATCATCGAGCGGGTGCGTGCCGGCATGCGCCGCGCAAAGTTAGAGGGCACCCACATCGGCCGCAAACCGCTCGATATCGATCGCCAAGCGGTGCTGCGGCACCGTGCTCACGGTCAGTCGCTGACCCAGATCGCCAAGACCTTCAGCATCGGAAGAGCGACTGTCTCCCGCATCATTAAAGAAGAACGCCAGGCCCTTCCTCTGGCTGTTGGCGAAGCGTAA
- a CDS encoding PD-(D/E)XK motif protein: MMTQLDSLWTELQVKPERPIFRRIDEVHPLNFYVGLDFGDERSLMLISETEPPNPPRFQALDVVRSLRGDGKWVVAIRLKRQDLIGPFARLCNDLTESTRSTRPQDGPVAVISHLARWKRLMELGRAGLSESEARGLIGELLFLESVAIPHFGAATAIQGWTGPSDAAQDFRLPGVVIEVKTCEFGSNSVLISSLDQLEKVGNRLVLVVTALSVSAENDRLALSLPKLVDRIQGLIAGDTAALEALVSRLQAAGFTDRDRDAPSFYRPEKTMAFDVTKDFPRLTRSDVPSGVLDAKYVLDLGTCQQFQCKMSIFEDGI; this comes from the coding sequence ATGATGACGCAGCTTGACTCCTTATGGACGGAGCTCCAGGTAAAGCCGGAGCGCCCAATCTTCAGGAGGATCGACGAAGTTCATCCGCTTAACTTCTATGTCGGGTTGGACTTCGGCGACGAACGCTCACTCATGCTCATCTCGGAAACTGAGCCGCCGAATCCTCCGCGCTTTCAGGCGCTGGACGTCGTTCGCAGTCTTCGCGGAGATGGGAAGTGGGTGGTCGCAATCCGACTAAAGCGTCAAGACCTCATCGGCCCTTTCGCGAGGCTTTGTAATGATCTGACTGAATCGACGAGATCAACCCGCCCGCAAGATGGCCCAGTGGCAGTTATCAGCCACCTCGCTCGTTGGAAGCGGCTCATGGAACTTGGCCGAGCGGGGCTTTCCGAGTCCGAGGCGAGAGGCCTGATCGGTGAATTGTTGTTTCTCGAGTCCGTGGCTATTCCTCATTTCGGAGCAGCAACGGCGATTCAAGGGTGGACCGGGCCTTCCGACGCCGCACAAGACTTTCGGCTCCCTGGTGTGGTGATCGAAGTTAAGACTTGTGAGTTCGGCTCAAATTCAGTGCTGATTTCCTCGCTGGATCAATTGGAAAAGGTAGGGAACCGGCTCGTGCTTGTTGTCACCGCTTTAAGCGTCTCAGCAGAGAATGACCGATTGGCGCTCAGTCTGCCGAAACTTGTGGATCGGATACAAGGCTTGATCGCAGGTGACACCGCGGCATTAGAGGCTCTTGTTTCACGGCTGCAGGCCGCTGGGTTCACCGACCGCGACAGAGATGCACCGTCCTTTTATCGCCCTGAAAAGACGATGGCATTCGACGTTACAAAGGACTTTCCACGTCTTACGCGGTCCGACGTTCCATCAGGTGTTCTTGACGCAAAGTACGTTCTGGATCTCGGGACGTGCCAGCAATTCCAATGCAAGATGAGCATATTTGAAGATGGAATATAG